The nucleotide sequence CAGGATCCAATCCGGCCCAGGAATAACTATAGACCCCATACAGTGGCCTTCCTTCAAAAGGGTAGGTGCCGTAATAGGCCATATAGTTTCTTGCCGTGGCCTCTTCGCTGTATTCGACCACTTCTTCCTTGACGGTGCTGAAAAGCCAATCCGTTTGCCAAGAAAGTTGGCCATTTAGGTTCGTTGAACTGAGCTGCAGGTCAATGCCCTGCGTTCTGGTGGCGGCAAAGTTGCCCCGGAATTCGGTAAAGCCGCTCGATGAGGGCCGGGGAATGTCACCGATCAGGTCACGGCCATTTTTGATATAATACTCCAATGTACCGGAAATCCTGTCCTCCTTGGTGGCAAAGTCAAGCCCCAGGTTCCAGACCTGTATCTTTTCCCACCGGAGCGAAGGGTTCGGGGGACTGCTGATCTGGGCATAGGGAAGACCGGAAAGTGAATTGTAGGCCCCCGAAAGCATGGTGGCTGTGGTAAAGGCGGTAAGGGTCTTGTCAATATTACCGTTATAGCCCATGGTGGTCCGGAGTTTCAGATAAGGAAGGAAACCGGTATCATAGAATGCTTCATTGCTGATTGTCCAGGATCCTCCCGCAGACCATAGGGGCACGCCTCGTTGGTTGGTTTCTACCCCGAACAGGTTGGAGGCGTCCTTGCGGGCACTGGCCGTGAAGGTGTAGCGGTCAGCATAAGTATAGGAAGCATTGGCATAGTAGGAGACAAAACGGTCTGTGGTGCCGGAGTGGCCTTCCCCTGAAGGAATGCGCAAGGTTCCACCCGTGACATAATTGGTATAGCGGTTGACGTAATCCACCGGCTCACTGGTGCCGAACTCATCATCATAGCCATAATACCGGCTGCTATGCCTATCAAACTGCCTGTCCTTGATTTCAAATCCTCCAAGGGCCACGACATGGTGTATCCCGTTCCATTTCCGGTTGTAGTCCAGTTGGACCCTCCCGTTTTGGCTTTGCCCCGTACCAGAGGTCCTGTCATAAATACTGCCCATTGGAATGGGATAGGAGAGACTGCCATCCTCGGACATCTGGGTATAGCGGTTGATATTGTTGCGGGTTATATAGGTGTCCATGGTGCTTAGATCGGTGCTTACCGCATCATTTTTCCAGTATTGGTAGAGCACGGATGCACGCAGGCCTTTTGCCAGTTCATAGCCCACACGGGCATTGATCCGGTAATCAGAGGAAATGTTTTTTTGCTGTAACAGGCCGATTTCGTCCAATGGGATAAATCTCCAATCCAAAAGGCCTGCGTCTTGTATGCTCGCGATATAGCGGCTGCTGTACCCGTGGATGACGGGTAAGGGACTTCCCGTTTCATCGGCCAAGCTTTCGTAGGCATAAGGCTCAGGAACTGCTGTGCCTGTAGACCTTTTGCTCCTGCTATAATAGACATCCAAGGCAGCGGTAAACTTATTATCAACACCTTTCCAGGAATTTTTCATCCCCAAGGTCATCCGCTCATTATCATTTCCCACTACATTTTCTGCATTCCTATCATAACCGGATGTAAGCATATAACGGTGTCCCTTTGAGCCTCCGGACACCTGTAGGGAGTACTGTTGGTTGACCGGGCTTTGGTAGTAATACTTGGCCAGGTCATTCCTAACATCGTGTTGTCTGTAGGAGGCCAGTCTTTGCGCCGCCACTTCCTGGTTGATCAACCCGTCCCTTTCGGCAATAAGTGTTTCCACGGCAGGGGACAGGGCAGGATGGCTGCTGCGGGTTTCCGCGGATTCATAATAGCCCTGATCGAAAAGGAGCTGCTCCATGTCTACTACTTCGGCTGGTGACATCTTGGGAAGGTAGAAGAGGTCATTCTGCTCCCCTACCGTTACATTGGAGTTAAAGCTGACCTTGGTGCCACTTTCAAACTTTCCCTTTTTTGTGGTGATCACAATGACGCCATTTCCTGCCCGGGCCCCCCAGATAGAAGCGGCGGCCGCATCCCGGAGCACGGTGATGCTTTCCACGTCATTGGGGTTGATACTTTCCAGTGGTCCGTCATAGGGGAAATTGTCAATGACGATCAGGGGGGCGGTATTGGCAAAGAGGGTGTTCCTTCCCCTGATGCTGATGGATTCACCCGGGCCTTCCCGGTTGAAGCGCAGTCCTGAGGTGACATCTTCCAGCCTGTCCAATAGGTTGGTGGATACCCTTCGGTTCAACAGCTTTTGGTCCACTTGGGCAAATGATCCCGTGGCCCGCTCCTTGGGAAGGGAGGCGTAGCCGGTGGAGAGTACTTCCACCCCTTCCAGATCAAGTCCATTGGAGATCAAGGATACCTGTAAAGGACTTTCAATGGGAACGGCTACCTCCAAACTTATTTTTTCATAACCTAGGTAAGTGACGGTAATCCGGTGGGATCCTTTTTTCACTGTAAGGCTAAATAGGCCATCCTCATCGCTTACAGTCCCTTGATTGGTACCCTCCAAGAGGACGGTTGCCCCGGGAAGCGGTTCCCCCGAATCCTGGGCGGTAACCGTTCCGTAAAGCGGATGGTCATCCTGGGCCATTGTTGTTTCGGAAAAGTGAAGGAACAGTATGGCTGTCAATAATATACAGCGATATATAGGTAGTTGTTTTTTCATAATTGTAGGGTTAAGGTGTCTGGATTGTTTTTATTGGGTAGGGCCTCCTCGATCAGCTTGATCATGTCTTCCAAGGGTTGTTTGAGCCCACCTGCCTGACGGATGGTTCCATCATCCTCGACCAGGATCAAACGGGGAAATGCACTGATGTCCATGTTTTCCAGAAAGGAATGCTGAAAACCCTTTCCACCGGTATAGAGGTTGAGGGCATTGTGGGAGGTGTACCTCCCGCTTTCAATGCTTCTGACCCATCTTGCACGGTCTTTATCGGCAGAGATGGAGACCATCTGGAAATCAGGATTCTCCTTAAAGTGTTCCTCTATTTTGGAAATCCTACTGGAAAAGAAATTGATGCAGGCCTTGCAACCGGTGTACCAAAAATCCAACAACAATACCTTGCCTTTTAATGTGGAAAGGTCTATTGGCTTGCCATCCAATCCGGTAAAGACCGCTCCCTGCAAAGCCTGTCCCTGCCCAAGGGAGGAAAGTAATGCTTGCAATGCCTCCTTAGGTCTGGGACTGTCGATAAAGGTTAATGCTTCTTTGGCTTTTAGGTCACCGTTTTCCAGGTGGTCAAATTCTTCACAGATGTACCGGGCTGCCAGATGGTCCTTGACCGGGCCATTCGGCATGTCCCTGATCTGGGCAAAGATGGACGTGTCATGCAGGTAGGCATAGGACTTGGCCCTGGTAATCAGGTAATGCTGATAACTGGGAGAACTGATGATGGCCTGTTCCGGTAAATCATCGATGGTATCCGCCTGTTCATGGTCCTTAAAGAATGCTGCAAGTACTTTTCGGTGTCTTGGGTCACCTGAGCGCAGTGCATAGGCGATGGCATTATTAAAGGCCTTGAGGCGGGAGAAGCGTAACCTTCCCAGGTAGTTGGCCTTGATGACCTGCAGCCTGTCAGCCGGCAATATTTTCTGGTAGCGCGTAATGACCTCCAGAATCCTGTCTTCATAGCCGTCACCGAACGTGCTTTCCAAGATGGCGAGGTCTTGCTCTTTGCGGACATAGACATGGGTATGACTTCCGAACTGCTTTTGGGATTGTATAAACTGCTTTCGCTTACCCTCCTTCGAAAGATAGGTTTCCAAGTTTTCGGGGCTGTTGAAGCCCATACGGATATCAGTAGCAAAGCTCCGCTCGGCCATCAGCAGGTGAAGCTCTCGCTGGCAGCGGAAGAGTGGGGCAGAGGGCCCAGAAAAGACCACTTGGTTCCTGTAAGTGTCCAGCTGTATTTTGATACTGTCCCCCGGAAATACTACATATTGGTTCAGGAATGGATTTTTTTCTGTTCCCAAAGAAAGGTAAGCTGGACGCTTGATGTCTTCAGTGACAATATGGGCAATGCCCTCACTGCCGGGGAATACCCCTTCGAAGAAGTTTCCACTTCTTAATTTTATGAGGTTCTTTTGGGCTTGACCGCTAATTTGGCTGTCATCCAACCTGACCACAAGGGAGTCCATGCGGTAGGCATCTTTCTGTCTCACCTCAAAATACACCACCACGGGAGCCGGAGTATTTTCCGGACTTTTCGTGGCAGAAGGTGAAGCAACTTGGGCATATAGCTTACTTCCAAAAAGGCATAGCAATGCCAGGAAGCAGTTTTTCGTTAACGCTTTCATAGTTATTAAGGTCTTTGTAGAGGGTGTTGGAATGCTTGGTCTAATGTCTTTTTAGATATTAGACACAAGACGCTAGATTAAAGACTGGAGCACGGAGGCGAGAACGTCCAATTCTCCGTCATTGCGAGTAAGAGGGTATTGAGTTTATCGAAATGCCCTCTTACGCGGCAATCTCCTATTGATTGTCATGCTGACGAAAGGAAGCATCTCTTCCAGTAACATCCTTCCAGTCTAGTCCGATTTGACAGATGTAATTCGGCCTCGCAAACGGACACAAGTCTCAATACTCACGACTCAATACTAGCTACTACTTTTCCTTCTACATTTATAAGAAATTGATTAAATCCCAGTGCTTATAAAGCCCCAGGCCAGGCTGCCCTACCAGACGTTCTTTCCGGAGCGGAACGAATGCAGCCAACGAATTTTGTAGTCTTGAGTAGCAAGTCATGAGTCATGAGCTCAAT is from Echinicola marina and encodes:
- a CDS encoding SusC/RagA family TonB-linked outer membrane protein → MKKQLPIYRCILLTAILFLHFSETTMAQDDHPLYGTVTAQDSGEPLPGATVLLEGTNQGTVSDEDGLFSLTVKKGSHRITVTYLGYEKISLEVAVPIESPLQVSLISNGLDLEGVEVLSTGYASLPKERATGSFAQVDQKLLNRRVSTNLLDRLEDVTSGLRFNREGPGESISIRGRNTLFANTAPLIVIDNFPYDGPLESINPNDVESITVLRDAAAASIWGARAGNGVIVITTKKGKFESGTKVSFNSNVTVGEQNDLFYLPKMSPAEVVDMEQLLFDQGYYESAETRSSHPALSPAVETLIAERDGLINQEVAAQRLASYRQHDVRNDLAKYYYQSPVNQQYSLQVSGGSKGHRYMLTSGYDRNAENVVGNDNERMTLGMKNSWKGVDNKFTAALDVYYSRSKRSTGTAVPEPYAYESLADETGSPLPVIHGYSSRYIASIQDAGLLDWRFIPLDEIGLLQQKNISSDYRINARVGYELAKGLRASVLYQYWKNDAVSTDLSTMDTYITRNNINRYTQMSEDGSLSYPIPMGSIYDRTSGTGQSQNGRVQLDYNRKWNGIHHVVALGGFEIKDRQFDRHSSRYYGYDDEFGTSEPVDYVNRYTNYVTGGTLRIPSGEGHSGTTDRFVSYYANASYTYADRYTFTASARKDASNLFGVETNQRGVPLWSAGGSWTISNEAFYDTGFLPYLKLRTTMGYNGNIDKTLTAFTTATMLSGAYNSLSGLPYAQISSPPNPSLRWEKIQVWNLGLDFATKEDRISGTLEYYIKNGRDLIGDIPRPSSSGFTEFRGNFAATRTQGIDLQLSSTNLNGQLSWQTDWLFSTVKEEVVEYSEEATARNYMAYYGTYPFEGRPLYGVYSYSWAGLDPDTGVARGYLDGEPSTDYAAILAEASPESITYHGPSRPSVFGALRNTLGYKGLSLSFNISYRMGYYYKRGSVQYDDILSGLQGHGDFTQRWQRPGDELHTDIPALPSSKNRNRDYFYWHSEALVERGDHIRLQDIRLAYMMDKNNMPGLPFSRMEVYTYANNLGILWKAAKDDPLDPDYRTTKPLKSISLGVKIEF
- a CDS encoding TlpA family protein disulfide reductase, which translates into the protein MKALTKNCFLALLCLFGSKLYAQVASPSATKSPENTPAPVVVYFEVRQKDAYRMDSLVVRLDDSQISGQAQKNLIKLRSGNFFEGVFPGSEGIAHIVTEDIKRPAYLSLGTEKNPFLNQYVVFPGDSIKIQLDTYRNQVVFSGPSAPLFRCQRELHLLMAERSFATDIRMGFNSPENLETYLSKEGKRKQFIQSQKQFGSHTHVYVRKEQDLAILESTFGDGYEDRILEVITRYQKILPADRLQVIKANYLGRLRFSRLKAFNNAIAYALRSGDPRHRKVLAAFFKDHEQADTIDDLPEQAIISSPSYQHYLITRAKSYAYLHDTSIFAQIRDMPNGPVKDHLAARYICEEFDHLENGDLKAKEALTFIDSPRPKEALQALLSSLGQGQALQGAVFTGLDGKPIDLSTLKGKVLLLDFWYTGCKACINFFSSRISKIEEHFKENPDFQMVSISADKDRARWVRSIESGRYTSHNALNLYTGGKGFQHSFLENMDISAFPRLILVEDDGTIRQAGGLKQPLEDMIKLIEEALPNKNNPDTLTLQL